ATTATGTCTGTCCATTTCACTCAGCATCGTAATATAATTAGCAAATTAACAATGATATTTATCAGCCCCCTTATAATCAGACTGTATGATGGTCTGACCAGTTTATTTATTTAATATAGAAAGCATTTAGCTTTCCAAAATTATTTTTCATACTTCAATTCCTTAAGCTTTTCTTGTACAAAATTAATATGCTCTATTACATACCTTCTTGCATCATCTGCTTTGCCTTCTTTAATGCTTTCATAGATATTCTTATGTTGGTTATAAAGGATTTCTAAGTTTTTAGGGTCTTCCATGAGTCTTCTTCGTGAATTCACAATATAGTTATCTATACCAATCGATACTGCTTCAACTATATCATATAGCAGTCTATTTTTTGTGGCTCTGCACAAGGCTCTATGAAAATTCTTGTCTGCATAAGTGTTTTGCTCTTCATCAAATTTTATGCCCATCATATCAAAATATTTCTTCATTTCCAATATCGATTCATCATCATGCTTTTGTGATGCAATATATGCGCTTTCACTTTCAAGAATCTTTCTGAGCTCAATAAATTCTGTTTCATCATTTTCAAGTGCCAATGCCAATGACATTGTTTCGATAATTGCATGTGATACATTATTTACAATATATGTTCCACCACCAGGTTTTGTCTCTAGGATACCTAATATTTCTAGTGCAGATAATGCCTCTCTTATCGATGCCCTACTTGCGCATAAAATATTTGACAAATCTCTTTCAGATGGCAATTTACTTCCTTTT
This portion of the Thermoanaerobacterium sp. RBIITD genome encodes:
- a CDS encoding FadR/GntR family transcriptional regulator translates to MDFKPVKSERVFENIIEQIKDNIYKGSLSKGSKLPSERDLSNILCASRASIREALSALEILGILETKPGGGTYIVNNVSHAIIETMSLALALENDETEFIELRKILESESAYIASQKHDDESILEMKKYFDMMGIKFDEEQNTYADKNFHRALCRATKNRLLYDIVEAVSIGIDNYIVNSRRRLMEDPKNLEILYNQHKNIYESIKEGKADDARRYVIEHINFVQEKLKELKYEK